One segment of Argiope bruennichi chromosome 11, qqArgBrue1.1, whole genome shotgun sequence DNA contains the following:
- the LOC129957506 gene encoding putative E3 ubiquitin-protein ligase UBR7: MASASPNSNEETELTMCDVLEEEQELEEDANAVLGGSDDTNCSYDKGYVPRQALYACTTCSVNGEGGVCLACCYACHDGHEVVELYTKRNFRCDCGNSKFNGKACTLKPDKDAVNCKNKYNQNFKGLYCSCSRPYPDTEDDTPDEMIQCVMCEDWYHGRHLGVKIPEDYFEMICYNCMEAHKFLYVYLNKHEMKVDPNSSTKADVDQKKTKIENIPLKSESVANGHASKEEEFIDVIKVEESDNCSIEQEVKVDEKADSASIKEGPIVKSEAKDCDSSPELIYPSSSNDKELNHQNGTTDKGAAMQIKTECNGDSKVQCILKGINVDQSISSGTAFWPENWRNELCRCSDCMAMYEKYQCVFLLNPDDTIQAYEERGKGGSKESQYDRGLSALGRLDRVKQMEAVRAYTNMKGELKEYLKQFAENKRTVCESDIKEFFERISKKQKLSNGVPYFCR, encoded by the coding sequence atggCAAGTGCTTCGCCAAATTCCAACGAAGAGACTGAGCTTACGATGTGTGATGTTCTTGAAGAAGAACAAGAACTTGAAGAGGATGCGAATGCTGTTTTAGGCGGGAGTGATGATACTAATTGTTCCTATGACAAAGGGTATGTACCAAGACAAGCACTGTATGCCTGTACTACTTGCTCTGTTAATGGTGAAGGAGGTGTCTGTTTAGCTTGTTGTTATGCTTGTCATGATGGTCACGAAGTAGTAGAACTTTACACCAAGCGAAATTTTAGATGTGATTGCGGAAATAGTAAGTTCAATGGTAAGGCTTGCACTTTAAAACCAGACAAAGATGCAGtgaactgtaaaaataaatataatcagaattttaaaggGCTTTATTGCAGTTGTAGCCGACCATATCCAGATACGGAGGATGATACTCCTGATGAAATGATTCAGTGCGTTATGTGTGAAGACTGGTATCATGGACGACATTTAGGGGTTAAAATTCCTGaggattattttgaaatgatttgttaTAATTGCATGGAAGCTCATAAGTTTCTTTATGTATATTTGAATAAGCATGAGATGAAAGTTGATCCGAATTCCAGTACCAAAGCTGATGTGGAccaaaagaaaactaaaattgaaaatattcctttGAAATCGGAATCTGTTGCAAATGGGCATGCttctaaagaagaagaatttatagaTGTTATCAAAGTGGAAGAAAGTGACAACTGTTCTATTGAACAAGAAGTAAAAGTTGATGAAAAAGCCGACAGTGCTTCCATAAAAGAGGGACCTATTGTAAAATCTGAGGCAAAAGACTGTGATTCATCTCCTGAACTAATCTATCCAAGTTCTTCCAATGATAAAGAGTTAAATCATCAAAATGGCACAACTGATAAAGGAGCAGCTATGCAAATAAAAACTGAGTGTAATGGTGATTCTAAAGTACAGTGCATCTTGAAAGGCATCAATGTTGACCAATCTATTTCAAGTGGTACTGCATTTTGGCCAGAAAACTGGCGAAATGAGTTGTGTCGGTGCTCTGATTGTATGGCTATGTATGAAAAATACCAgtgtgtgtttttattaaatcctGATGATACCATTCAGGCTTATGAGGAACGAGGAAAGGGAGGATCGAAAGAAAGTCAATATGACAGAGGATTGTCGGCACTTGGTCGACTGGATCGTGTGAAGCAAATGGAGGCAGTCCGTGCTTACACGAATATGAAAGGCGAGTTGAAAGAATATCTTAAGCAGTTTGCTGAGAATAAAAGAACAGTTTGTGAAAgtgatattaaagaattttttgaacgTATAAGTAAGAAACAAAAACTAAGCAATGGAGTGCCTTATTTTTGTCGTTAA